GAAGGCATAAAACCTGATGGTGTAAGTTTTCTTTGCATACTGAGTGCTTGTAATCATGCTGGTCTAGTCACAGAGGGCAGGAGGTACTTTAAACAAATGACAGTTGAATATAGAATTCATCCTTCTGAGAAGCACTATGCATGTATTGTTGACCTTCTTGGTCGTGGCGGGCGCTTAAAAGAAGCTTACAACCTTATATGTAAGATGCCATTTGCAGCTCCTTCAGCTGTATGGGGTGCTTTACTTGCAGCCTGTAGGGTCCATCGCAATGTCCAACTGGCTGAAGTTTCCGCGTCCGAATTATTCAAGATTGAGCCTTACAATTCTGGCAACTATATCTTGTTATCCAATATCTATGCTGCTGCAGGAAAATGGGATGGTGTTGCGAAAGTGAGAGCGCTGATTAGAGAGCACAGGGTTAGGAAAAATAGAGGCTCTAGCTGGATTGAGTTGGGAAGTGAAGTCCATGAGTTTGTTATGGGAGATATGTCCCATTTTGATTCAGAATGGATATACCTTATATTGGATTTGCTTAAGGAAGATATGAAGTTCCTGGGATATGTAATGGActttgaagagaaagaagaattgTCAACCTCTACGTGGCATTCTGATATATTCTCTTACAATAAATTGGAAGATGGATGATGGAAACGATATGATATGATATACTGAAGAAAATGTGTGGATTTTCTGGCATGATATTTTCGAAGTCTTCTGATTTAAAGGTCCCCTATATGGCTTTTTGTTGGATGCTGTCCACCAGTGTCTCCATTTCCCTTCCCGTAAGGGGACACTTAACTATGATAATAATGCAAGGTTGTATCTTCCTCtgatgataattttttttttgaattaaatgGTTTCTAAGAGTGTTTGATCTTCATTCTCAAGAGCCACAGAATAGTATTAATCTCAGTTTTGAACTGTCAAAAATCACCAAGGACACCTTGTAAGGtcacaattaaattaattcctGGGCAAGAACCAATTTTGATTCCCACGTTTTAAAATCAAGTCGAAAGGTTTTGTGACTTATCAAATTCGTATAATATGCCAATAACCAATTTTGTGATAGTAAGAAGAGTTTCCCATCAGACTCAACCAAGTGAAGTCCATAAAGCCCAATCCTGAAATGCAACTCAATGACTAAGAGAGAATCTACGGATGAGGACTCTTTCGCTTTACCTTGCGGGCCAAACAAGCTGTATTAATTGCTAGAGGTTGCTCATCTTGCTGGAGGAGTAGCTCAAGATATCAGTAATACGAAGTTATGACAAAGGTATGCTCTATTGCTTTGCTTAACATGTTTATTTATATCTTCAcctttgtttctctttcttttctttgttgagattttcaaataatatgattaatcttcttttatgtatttgtaaatttatCTGACTGCAGAATAGGTTGTTATTTCTGTAGCTGGTTCTTTTAGAATATGCAACTCCAGTAGAATGTGCTGAACCATTTTCTAATAAATTGCTGCAATTGGATCTAAGCATCAAACCAACATCTGAATTAGCTCATAATCACTAGAGTCCAGGCTTAAATCACCTTTAACATGTCAACTAAAAGACAAGAGTGAAATAGAAGATAATTTTGATGtttaaaagataaacaaaGGGGGTTTCAAAACCCTGCATCAAAACTTCTGACAAGTTAGCAATAAAATGTTATAAAAGTGTAATTGAATGAAAAAGATCACATGGAATATGCAGCCATTTAGAATAAAAGGGGAAAAGGGAAAGTTAAAAGCTTTGAAACATTATATCTAAAATATAAGTTGTAATGCTTCAATAAAGATGACCTTGTAATATAAACAAAGAATACACTACAGTCAGATGCATCCTCTGCTAATGACCATGTAGTAATACAATATTAGTCAATACAATGTTTACGaagtcccaaaaattttctcttttcctgtTGAGATTTCCagacaaaagaaacaaaatttaataattttacttAATCACCGACTTTGCTGACATGTCTGGTAATTAGGGTAGATTTATAGACAGCCGTATCTTAAAAAGCcaggagaaaaggaaaatccaTTTGCTGGGTTGAAAAAAATGTTAAGAGTagattatatatgtttgtgagGTAAAATCCCTCTAGGCCGAGCTAGCCTACACCACGGTGTTATTGGTCGAGCTTGGCCAGACCACAGTGTTAGTGATTGAGCTGGGCCAAACCACGGTGTTAGTGATCGAGTTGGGCTCGAGCCTGGTCGCTATATATTTTTCCACCCTGACCCGTGTGGACTTGTGGGCCCATTTGAGCTCAGCCTCAGTGCACATGAGTTTGATTTACGTGGTGTTCACTCAAAGGACTTTGAATCCCAAAGAAATTGGGATGTTTCAGGATCACCAAGACACCAATCTAAATGGAGTCCTAGTCCGAGGAGGATTAGGTTGTTCTAGAGTCCTAGTTCAAGGAGAGCTGGTTTGCCCTAGAGTCCCACTCTGAGAAGGATTAGGTCGTCTGGGATGATATAAAAGGCTAAGGCCATCCTCCGTGAAAGTTATGCAATTCTAAGCACTAGAACCTATTGTGTAATTTTACTCTCAAACACTCGACTGACTTAAGCATCAGAGGGTCCTTAGCCCCACTGAAGCTATCTTGTTTTACAGGTTCTGGAGGACAACTTTGTTGGTCAGACTGATCTAGTCCGGAAGAATTGCCCGACCTCGATCTCAAAGAGGTCATCTTCTATTGAACCAATTTTAGGcatcaacaatatatatttatattaatgattattttatttgaagtcTTAACTCTTGAACTTTAAGAGACTTTACatgttttacttttacttaaagtatctCTACTCATTGATCCTAAAATCTTACTCAAAAAATTAGTTCTGGTGGAATTGGAAAACCCTTGATATTTTATTCCTGCAATACAAATGACTCGAGGACCATGTGCAAAGAAAAACATCAAAGCTGAACTATCAACATCTTTGGATGACCAAATTGCAGTTGTGTGACTACATATATGACCATGATATTTCGCATTTAATTGTTAAGAAAACTAATGGTATGGTGCTATTTCTATGGCTGTCTATGCTTTGGATGAATTATCCacagaaacaaagaaatcttttgtaatttttgtttgcCTCTTACTCTTAAATGATTGCCATCGTCATTGAGAAGTTTTTGTTCCCATTTAGATTGCCCTATATAGCCTTCAACTATGCTTGATGTCCAGCAAGTGCTTGGTAGATAGAAATTTAATGAAGACTGTAGTTTGTGATGGAAGATGATTAATTGATAGGATTCGATGCATCGGTAACCAGTCAAATATTTCACTACCCCTGTCATGGACATCTGAATCTGTTACCATTGTAAAATGTTTGCATGTAATTGGAAATTTGATCATGTTTAGGGAGTAGAGAGGCCCAAGATCTTTTAAACTATTTGGTAATGCTTTAATTCCTCGACGTGGTATTCATATTCTCAACAACTCAATCATGTTTAGGGAGTGGATATGATATTGAAcattgaattattgaacatCCAAATCTTTCTCAATTTGGCTAACACCTTACACATTATCTTTTGCTCATAAAACTTAAATGTATTCCAGAAAGAAAGGGGTACAAAATCTGCATGCAATCTGAAAATTCTACAAACATATTCAAATATGTATAactttataatatatatatatatatccatatCAATAGTACATTACTCATAACCAAAACATGAAACATGTCACATCTTCCCTTTATACAATCTCTTTGGAACCAAAATCTCTCTCTATGACCTCAATCCACAACAAATCTTGCTTCCAAACTTGTGGAATGAATCTGTAATTACTTCCATTAGATATCTTCTGCTTCTGTCTACAATCCCAATCAACTCCAGAGAAGACCTGCCAGTAGTTAAGGAGACTAGGATCTGAATATCTTCTTCGATAACCCAAGCTGTGAGATTAATTTGCTCTCCATATCATGagatatagagagagagatatatagagatatctcttttcttctccctGCTCTTATGGGTTGCCCTCTCTCCCTCATACACCACACCCCAAGCCTCTGGCTTCTGATCCTTTCATGATTCTCAGCTTCTTGCAGGATGACATGAACATTTCCCATGGAACATCTCCAACCAGCATCCAGTCACCATCTTTGTCCTCATAAGTAGGTGCATATTCTGAGCCTTTGTAGCCTTCCCTCTCTGAGTATTGGcctggaaaaaaataaaaaattaaggtCATAATCAATTACTAATATTCTATTCTTCATCAAGAATTAACTTTACATCAAGCAACAAGAATAGATTAGATCTGATACTCAATATTTTCTTACCTATAGTGAATTTGAACATGACTTCTAAGGCCTTTAGGAGTTCTGGGTAGCCTTTGTAAACCCTCAGATCAATTTTTCTGAGGTAAGGTGCTCCATCCATGCTTACTTTCACATAAATCCCAGAAATCTCAGCCTCAGTCTTATTTGCCTGAAGGCTGTTCTTCCGGTAAGATCTGATTGGTGGCCAGCCCACTATTTGTGCCCTGTCAcaccaaaaactcaaatttatgAGCACAATATTTCAAATCTAGTTCATACCATTTCCATTGTTCTCAAATACTAGAAATTCATCTCAACATGAAGATTAGTCCTAAAGAATAAGCGGACTTACTTTGCAGGAGGGGTTTCCTTATGAACATCAGAGGTTTCCTTTGATGCATACTCTTCTTCACTTTTTGTATCAGGCAAAGCTCTCTTCTTGTTAAGAGCACTAGGCAGCTGCCCTACTGCTTGAACCTCATCACTTTCATCTCTCCCTGGCAACCCCAATCTCAGTTCTGTTGCCTTAAGGTTGAGATCATTCTCATGTGTCTTGCTTTCCATTTGTTCCAACAATCTTCAATGAAAACAGATGAGTAGTAAACCAACTTCTTGAacctcaaaaacaaaacccaattatCTGCTCTAGCAAAACCAATAAACCCAATTGAAAACCAACTTCTTCTTTCTGGTAGAGGcaagttttcttctttcttcttttgtttgtcGCAGAGAAGTTTGAGAAATGTGTTTGGTTTGTGGGGAGGTGGGAATGCAAGGtttgtattgtattttatAGATATAATAAAGGAAGGAGTAGAGCTGTGAAAGGCCCtttgtttaattgatattctctctctctctctctctctctctctctctctctccattgCATGAATTATGGACAAAGGAAAGCTAAGCTGTCGGTAGCAATAGCAGCACCTTTGAGGCAATTTGCCCCTGCGTTTGGGGGACAAGATTGGGACAAACTCAGCCACCCCTATGCAAGACTGTGGACTCAGAAGGACGGTCAAGATGCGTTTTGGGTGATTGGGGGGAATCAATCGGGACCCTTGGTTTTAAGGGAGGGTTGGGGAGCATCTCCATGTGAAACGGGACCACATGGATGTTT
The window above is part of the Prunus dulcis chromosome 1, ALMONDv2, whole genome shotgun sequence genome. Proteins encoded here:
- the LOC117638134 gene encoding auxin-induced protein IAA4 translates to MESKTHENDLNLKATELRLGLPGRDESDEVQAVGQLPSALNKKRALPDTKSEEEYASKETSDVHKETPPAKAQIVGWPPIRSYRKNSLQANKTEAEISGIYVKVSMDGAPYLRKIDLRVYKGYPELLKALEVMFKFTIGQYSEREGYKGSEYAPTYEDKDGDWMLVGDVPWEMFMSSCKKLRIMKGSEARGLGCGV